In Paracoccus fistulariae, a single window of DNA contains:
- the ctaA gene encoding heme A synthase: MAKRPVFEEVSDPTASSRPIATKGMIDSAPKGARRGIRLWLVLLFVLVSVMIAIGGATRLTDSGLSIVEWAPVTGTLPPMNEADWQAEFDAYQQIPQYQELNADMDLAGFKQIYWWEWGHRLLGRVIGLVWALGFFGFLLAKRIPTGWTPRLLGLGVLGGMQGAIGWWMVSSGLVEGMTSVASYRLAIHLGLAFVILGLIAWYVLLLGRSEADTMRARRAGEAKLFSMSTGLMHLAFLQILIGALVAGIDAGRTYTGWPTMGGEWIPEAIWDPALGWRNLFENPALVQFVHRMTGYLLAIFAVVVWLRARKSPHPMTRGAFTAMLVMVAVQVGLGILNVLHASPLGLALAHQVGAVALFALIIRARYNARYPYATSVRGTIR; encoded by the coding sequence ATGGCCAAACGCCCCGTATTCGAGGAAGTATCGGATCCGACCGCCAGCAGCCGCCCCATTGCCACCAAAGGCATGATCGACAGCGCGCCCAAGGGTGCCCGCAGGGGCATCCGGCTGTGGCTGGTCCTGTTATTCGTGCTGGTCTCGGTGATGATTGCCATCGGCGGCGCCACGCGGCTGACCGATTCCGGCCTGTCCATCGTGGAATGGGCGCCCGTCACCGGCACCTTGCCCCCGATGAACGAGGCCGACTGGCAGGCCGAATTCGACGCCTATCAGCAGATCCCGCAATATCAGGAACTGAATGCCGATATGGATCTGGCCGGGTTCAAGCAGATCTACTGGTGGGAATGGGGCCACCGCCTGCTGGGCCGGGTGATCGGGCTTGTCTGGGCGCTTGGCTTCTTTGGCTTCCTGCTGGCCAAACGCATCCCGACCGGCTGGACGCCGCGCCTTCTGGGCCTTGGCGTGCTGGGCGGCATGCAGGGGGCCATCGGCTGGTGGATGGTCAGTTCCGGTCTGGTCGAGGGGATGACCAGCGTCGCCTCTTACCGGCTGGCGATCCATCTGGGGCTGGCCTTTGTCATCCTTGGGCTGATCGCCTGGTATGTGCTGCTGCTGGGCCGGTCCGAGGCCGACACCATGCGCGCCCGCCGCGCGGGGGAAGCAAAGCTGTTTTCCATGTCCACCGGGCTGATGCATCTGGCCTTTCTGCAGATCCTGATCGGTGCGCTGGTGGCCGGGATCGACGCGGGCCGCACCTATACCGGCTGGCCGACCATGGGCGGCGAATGGATCCCCGAGGCGATCTGGGACCCCGCCCTTGGCTGGCGCAACCTGTTCGAAAACCCCGCTCTGGTGCAATTCGTGCATCGCATGACCGGCTATCTTCTGGCGATCTTTGCCGTCGTGGTCTGGCTGCGTGCGCGCAAATCGCCGCATCCGATGACGCGCGGCGCCTTTACCGCTATGCTGGTGATGGTCGCGGTTCAGGTCGGGCTGGGCATTCTGAATGTGCTGCACGCCTCGCCCCTGGGTCTGGCGCTGGCGCATCAGGTCGGGGCGGTTGCGCTGTTCGCGCTGATCATCCGCGCGCGGTATAACGCCCGCTATCCCTATGCCACATCAGTCCGGGGGACGATCCGATGA
- a CDS encoding cation diffusion facilitator family transporter, with protein MSHSHDHAGHDHSHAPEVTSDNERKVLISFFLIASFMVVEVIGGLLSGSLALIADAGHMLTDAVALALAYLAFRFGRRAADARRTYGYARFEVLAGLLNAVTLFAIVGWILYEAWQRLQAPHVVLAGPMMAVAIAGLLVNILVFWILTRGDNDHVNIKGASLHVLSDMLGSVGAVGAAIIIYFTGWTPIDPILSVVVSALVLRSAWKLLANTLHILLEGAPEGVSAEEVESDLTQNVPGLEAVSHIHVWSITSGRVLATMEVRPAPDADPRTVVRAVEHRMKESFGVEHSTVAIDWNDGASTCSLSGVSDADAHDHDHDHDHDHDHEHGDHSHEPAQAAKVQ; from the coding sequence ATGTCCCACTCTCATGACCATGCGGGTCACGACCACTCGCACGCGCCAGAGGTCACCAGCGACAATGAACGCAAGGTTCTGATATCCTTCTTCCTGATCGCCAGCTTCATGGTGGTCGAAGTGATCGGCGGTCTTCTGTCCGGCTCGCTGGCACTGATTGCCGATGCCGGCCATATGCTGACGGATGCCGTTGCCCTTGCGCTGGCCTATCTGGCCTTTCGCTTTGGCCGTCGCGCCGCAGATGCGCGCCGCACCTATGGCTATGCCCGTTTCGAGGTGCTGGCAGGTCTGCTGAACGCGGTCACGCTGTTCGCCATCGTCGGATGGATCCTCTATGAGGCGTGGCAGCGGCTGCAGGCCCCTCATGTGGTGCTGGCAGGGCCGATGATGGCCGTCGCCATCGCGGGTCTTCTGGTCAATATCCTTGTCTTCTGGATCCTCACCCGTGGTGACAATGATCACGTCAATATCAAGGGCGCCTCGCTGCATGTTCTCAGCGACATGCTGGGCTCGGTCGGCGCGGTTGGTGCGGCCATCATCATCTATTTCACCGGCTGGACGCCCATCGACCCGATCCTGTCGGTCGTCGTGTCGGCCCTTGTGCTGCGCAGCGCCTGGAAGCTTCTGGCCAATACGCTGCATATCCTGCTGGAAGGCGCGCCCGAGGGCGTCTCGGCCGAAGAGGTCGAAAGCGACCTGACGCAAAACGTGCCGGGGCTGGAGGCTGTCAGCCATATCCATGTCTGGTCGATCACCTCCGGCCGGGTTCTGGCCACGATGGAGGTTCGCCCGGCACCCGACGCCGATCCGCGCACCGTCGTTCGGGCCGTCGAGCACCGGATGAAGGAAAGCTTCGGCGTCGAGCATTCGACCGTTGCGATCGACTGGAACGATGGGGCCAGCACCTGCAGCCTGTCAGGCGTGTCAGACGCGGATGCGCACGACCATGACCATGACCATGACCATGACCACGACCATGAGCATGGCGATCACAGCCATGAACCTGCACAGGCGGCGAAAGTTCAATGA
- a CDS encoding RNA methyltransferase has product MPSTPVIILVRPQMGENIGAAARAMLNFGLTEMRLVDPRDGWPNPRAVAMASGAAGRVLDRARVYPTLAQAMEGIDYAFATTARGRELTKPVFTPATAMERARQEQGRCAIIFGPERAGLENDDVARANAIVTVPVNPDFPSLNLAQAVLLMGYEYGRDILPPEPAPHHRRAEAELPADRIEIEKLGDHYEERLDQAGFFFPEQKSANMKLNLRNMWSRLALTRSDVRMLHGILRQLTRR; this is encoded by the coding sequence ATGCCCTCGACCCCCGTGATTATCCTGGTTCGCCCGCAAATGGGCGAGAATATCGGCGCCGCCGCCCGTGCGATGCTGAATTTCGGCCTGACCGAGATGCGGCTGGTCGATCCGCGCGATGGCTGGCCGAATCCCCGGGCGGTGGCCATGGCATCGGGGGCTGCGGGCAGGGTGCTGGACCGCGCCCGCGTCTATCCCACGCTGGCGCAGGCGATGGAGGGCATCGATTACGCCTTTGCGACGACGGCACGGGGCCGGGAACTGACCAAGCCCGTCTTCACCCCGGCCACGGCGATGGAGAGGGCGCGTCAGGAACAGGGCCGCTGCGCGATCATCTTTGGCCCTGAACGTGCGGGTCTGGAAAATGACGATGTCGCGCGGGCCAATGCCATCGTGACCGTGCCGGTCAATCCCGATTTCCCCTCGCTCAATCTGGCGCAGGCGGTGCTGCTGATGGGCTATGAATATGGCCGCGACATTTTGCCGCCCGAGCCCGCCCCCCATCACCGCCGGGCCGAGGCAGAGCTGCCCGCCGACCGGATCGAGATCGAAAAGCTGGGCGATCACTATGAAGAGCGCCTTGATCAGGCAGGATTTTTCTTTCCTGAACAGAAATCGGCAAATATGAAGCTGAATCTGCGCAACATGTGGTCGCGTCTTGCGTTGACCCGCAGCGATGTGCGCATGTTGCATGGCATCCTGCGGCAATTGACCCGCCGCTAA
- a CDS encoding ArsR/SmtB family transcription factor, with protein MSTERDQAEIVILAETFRLLGDPTRLRIMLYCLSEPKSVGEIVEGLGLSQSLVSHHLRLLRGSRLVRGERQAKQVFYQASDHHVSAMLNDMMSHVAEDHQD; from the coding sequence ATGAGCACCGAGCGTGATCAGGCCGAGATCGTCATTCTTGCCGAAACCTTCCGCCTGCTTGGCGATCCCACCCGGCTGCGCATCATGCTGTACTGCCTGTCAGAGCCGAAATCGGTGGGTGAGATCGTCGAGGGGCTTGGCCTGTCGCAATCGCTTGTCAGCCACCACCTGCGGCTTTTGCGGGGCTCGCGGCTGGTCAGAGGAGAGCGGCAGGCAAAGCAGGTCTTTTATCAGGCGTCGGATCACCATGTCAGCGCGATGCTGAACGACATGATGAGCCATGTCGCGGAAGATCATCAGGACTGA
- a CDS encoding carboxypeptidase M32, with amino-acid sequence MSAMNDLLAFQRQTEALSSIAERLGWDQETVMPRGAAEQRGEEMAAIESVLHERRTDPRIGEWLEAATPQTEAETRVVELIARDFNRASRVPARLASELARLTSLSQGVWAEARAKEDPSEFLPTLDQVLMLKREEAAALADGGDLYDALLDDYEPGMTGAEIAGLFDVMRPRLVTLRDDIMGADVQPDALSGHFPQGTQLRLARTCATAFGYDWTRGRMDLAVHPFSSGRWQDSRITTRVVEPDPFNCLYSTIHEVGHSSYELGIDPDYAFTPLGRGVSMGVHESQSRIYENQMGRGRAFTGWLFNRMSDAFDGLNIADPDAFYATVNRVVPGFIRTEADEVQYNLHIMLRFDLERDLIAGRLDTDDLVEAWNSRFQTDFGVAVDRPANGVLQDVHWAVGLFGYFPTYALGNVYAGCLNAAMREATPDLEATLAEGDAAPGVEWLRENIHRHGGLLPPRQLIEEATDDDITPEPLLDYLEDKFSAIYRL; translated from the coding sequence ATGAGTGCCATGAACGATCTTCTTGCCTTTCAACGCCAGACCGAGGCGCTGTCCTCGATCGCGGAACGGCTTGGCTGGGATCAGGAAACGGTCATGCCCCGGGGCGCGGCCGAGCAGCGTGGCGAAGAGATGGCCGCCATTGAATCGGTGCTGCATGAGCGCCGCACCGATCCGCGCATCGGCGAATGGCTGGAGGCCGCGACACCGCAGACCGAGGCGGAAACCCGCGTTGTCGAACTGATTGCGCGCGATTTCAACCGCGCCAGCCGGGTGCCTGCGCGTCTGGCCTCGGAACTGGCGCGGCTGACCTCGCTGTCGCAGGGCGTCTGGGCCGAGGCGCGGGCCAAGGAAGACCCCTCGGAATTCCTGCCGACGCTGGATCAGGTCCTGATGCTGAAGCGGGAAGAGGCGGCGGCACTGGCCGATGGCGGCGATCTGTATGATGCGCTTCTGGACGATTACGAGCCGGGAATGACCGGCGCCGAGATCGCGGGCCTCTTTGACGTCATGCGTCCGCGTCTGGTGACCTTGCGCGACGATATCATGGGCGCGGATGTGCAGCCCGACGCGCTGAGCGGGCATTTCCCGCAGGGCACGCAGCTTCGGCTGGCCCGGACCTGCGCGACTGCCTTCGGCTACGACTGGACGCGCGGGCGCATGGATCTGGCCGTGCATCCCTTCAGCAGCGGCCGTTGGCAGGACAGCCGCATCACCACCCGCGTGGTCGAGCCCGATCCCTTCAACTGCCTCTATTCCACCATCCACGAGGTCGGCCATTCCAGCTATGAGCTGGGCATCGACCCCGATTACGCCTTCACCCCGCTGGGCCGAGGCGTGTCGATGGGCGTGCATGAAAGCCAAAGCCGCATCTATGAAAATCAGATGGGTCGCGGCCGCGCCTTTACCGGCTGGCTGTTCAACCGCATGTCCGATGCCTTTGACGGGCTGAACATCGCCGATCCGGACGCCTTTTATGCCACCGTGAATCGCGTCGTCCCCGGCTTTATCCGCACCGAGGCGGATGAGGTGCAATATAACCTGCATATCATGCTGCGCTTCGATCTGGAGCGTGACCTGATCGCGGGGCGTCTGGACACGGATGATCTGGTCGAGGCCTGGAACAGCCGTTTCCAGACCGATTTCGGCGTGGCGGTGGATCGTCCGGCCAATGGTGTCCTGCAGGACGTGCATTGGGCGGTGGGCCTGTTCGGCTATTTCCCGACCTATGCCCTGGGCAATGTCTATGCCGGCTGCCTGAACGCGGCGATGCGCGAGGCCACCCCCGATCTGGAGGCCACGCTGGCCGAGGGCGATGCCGCGCCCGGCGTCGAATGGCTGCGAGAGAATATCCACCGCCATGGCGGCCTGCTGCCGCCGCGCCAGCTGATCGAAGAAGCGACCGACGACGACATCACGCCCGAGCCGCTGCTGGATTATCTGGAAGACAAGTTCTCGGCCATTTACCGGCTTTGA
- a CDS encoding nucleoside deaminase — protein sequence MTQNLDHKFLGIALAEAEMGLADGGLPIGSVLARNGELVASGHNQRVQQGDPIAHGEMDCLRKAGRQRSYRDTVLYTTLSPCMMCSGTIVQFGIPRVVIGEAETFAGNIDFLRQNGVEVLLMDDEGCKDVMRRFLSSPENRQIWLEDIAED from the coding sequence ATGACACAGAACTTGGATCATAAATTCCTGGGCATCGCGCTGGCCGAGGCCGAAATGGGGCTGGCCGATGGCGGCCTGCCCATCGGCTCGGTCCTTGCGCGCAATGGCGAATTGGTGGCCAGCGGGCATAATCAGCGCGTCCAGCAGGGCGACCCGATCGCCCATGGAGAGATGGACTGCCTGCGCAAGGCCGGGCGCCAGCGCAGCTATCGCGATACGGTGCTTTATACCACGCTCAGCCCCTGCATGATGTGCAGCGGCACCATCGTCCAGTTCGGCATCCCCCGCGTCGTCATTGGCGAGGCCGAGACCTTCGCGGGCAATATCGATTTCCTGCGCCAGAACGGGGTCGAGGTGCTGCTGATGGATGATGAGGGCTGCAAGGATGTGATGCGCCGCTTCCTGTCCAGTCCCGAAAACAGGCAGATCTGGCTGGAAGATATCGCCGAGGATTAA
- the purN gene encoding phosphoribosylglycinamide formyltransferase, with protein MKRVAILISGGGSNMVRLVEDMAGDHPCQPVLVASNDPDAGGLAKAAAMGLPTAAVDHRAYRGDRAGFEAALLEPILAVRPDIICLAGFMRILTPDFVERFQGRMLNIHPSLLPKYTGLHTHARAIEAGDAEAGATVHLVIPDLDAGPILGQARVPIMPGDTADRLAARVLIREHQLYPAVLRRFASGDQTPLYL; from the coding sequence GTGAAACGCGTCGCGATCCTGATTTCCGGCGGCGGGTCGAACATGGTTCGGCTGGTCGAGGATATGGCGGGGGATCATCCCTGCCAGCCGGTTCTTGTGGCCTCGAATGATCCGGATGCGGGCGGGCTGGCCAAGGCGGCTGCCATGGGCCTGCCTACGGCGGCGGTCGATCACCGCGCCTATCGCGGCGACCGGGCGGGCTTCGAGGCCGCCTTGCTGGAACCGATTCTGGCAGTCAGACCCGATATCATTTGTCTGGCGGGCTTCATGCGCATTCTGACGCCCGATTTCGTGGAGCGCTTTCAGGGGCGGATGCTGAATATCCACCCCTCGCTGCTGCCGAAATATACCGGGCTGCACACCCATGCCCGCGCCATCGAGGCAGGCGATGCCGAGGCCGGCGCCACGGTGCATCTGGTGATCCCGGATCTGGATGCGGGGCCGATTCTGGGGCAGGCGCGGGTGCCGATCATGCCGGGCGACACGGCTGACAGGCTGGCCGCGCGGGTGCTGATCCGCGAACATCAGCTTTACCCCGCCGTGCTGCGGCGCTTCGCAAGCGGCGATCAGACGCCGCTTTACCTGTAA
- a CDS encoding thiamine phosphate synthase, translating to MTDAPQLYLMTPTGAQASTLAPLLSEVMDRFAVACLRIRGGAEEDELGRLADLYREIAHQRDVAVVIDDHLRLAQRHGLDGIHLTDGTRGVREARKELGTDAIVGAFCGSSRHDGMTAGEAGADYVSFGPVGDTALGRGEPASLDLFQWWSEMIELPVVAEGAITRDLIRQLSPVSDFIAIGPEIWTGDDPVAALSTLWG from the coding sequence ATGACGGACGCACCGCAACTTTACCTTATGACCCCGACAGGCGCGCAGGCCTCGACCCTTGCGCCGCTTTTGTCCGAGGTGATGGACCGCTTTGCGGTGGCCTGCCTGCGCATTCGCGGCGGCGCGGAAGAGGATGAGCTGGGCCGGCTGGCCGATCTGTACCGCGAGATCGCCCATCAGCGCGACGTGGCCGTGGTGATCGACGACCATCTTCGACTGGCGCAACGGCACGGGCTGGACGGGATCCACCTGACCGACGGCACCCGTGGCGTGCGCGAGGCGCGCAAGGAACTGGGCACGGATGCGATTGTCGGCGCGTTCTGCGGATCCTCGCGCCATGACGGCATGACGGCGGGCGAGGCAGGGGCCGATTACGTCAGCTTTGGCCCGGTCGGCGATACGGCGCTTGGGCGAGGCGAGCCTGCCTCGCTCGATCTGTTCCAGTGGTGGTCTGAGATGATCGAACTGCCCGTCGTGGCCGAGGGCGCGATCACCCGCGATCTGATCCGGCAATTGTCGCCGGTGTCGGATTTCATCGCCATCGGCCCGGAAATCTGGACCGGCGACGATCCGGTCGCCGCGCTGTCCACCCTGTGGGGATAG
- the preA gene encoding NAD-dependent dihydropyrimidine dehydrogenase subunit PreA, translating to MADLRSEFIGITSPNPFWLASAPPTDKEYNVRRAFQAGWGGVVWKTLGAEGPPVVNVNGPRYGVVHGADRRVLGLNNIELITDRPLEVNLREIKSVKRDYPDRALIISLMVPCDEESWKTILKQIEDTGADGVELNFGCPHGMSERGMGSAVGQVPEYIEMVTRWVKQYSRMPCIVKLTPNITDVRKPAEAARRGGADAVSLINTINSITSVDLDLFAPQPTIDGKGAHGGYCGPAVKPIALNMVAEIARSPETRGLPISGIGGVTTWRDAAEFMALGAGNVQVCTAAMTYGFKVVQEMISGLRDYLDSHEMQLSDLIGRAVPNVTDWNQLNLNYVTKAVIDQEACIKCGRCYAACEDTSHQAIAMKPGRVFEVIEEECVACNLCVDVCPVEDCITMRELDPGELDPRTGLKRGSYANWTTHPNNPMARAAE from the coding sequence ATGGCGGATCTTCGCAGTGAGTTTATCGGGATCACATCGCCCAATCCCTTCTGGCTGGCCTCTGCCCCGCCAACGGATAAGGAATATAACGTCCGCCGCGCCTTTCAGGCCGGCTGGGGCGGTGTCGTCTGGAAAACGCTTGGCGCCGAGGGGCCTCCGGTCGTCAATGTGAACGGGCCGCGCTATGGTGTGGTCCATGGGGCCGACCGGCGGGTTCTGGGGCTGAACAATATCGAGTTGATCACCGACCGCCCGCTGGAGGTGAACCTGCGCGAGATCAAGTCGGTCAAGCGCGACTATCCCGACCGCGCGCTGATCATCAGCCTGATGGTGCCCTGCGATGAGGAAAGCTGGAAGACCATCCTGAAACAGATCGAGGATACCGGCGCCGACGGGGTCGAGCTGAATTTCGGCTGCCCCCATGGGATGAGCGAGCGCGGTATGGGCAGCGCCGTCGGTCAGGTGCCCGAATATATCGAGATGGTGACCCGGTGGGTCAAGCAATACAGCCGCATGCCCTGTATCGTGAAGCTGACACCCAATATCACCGATGTGCGCAAACCGGCCGAGGCGGCCAGGCGCGGCGGGGCCGATGCGGTCAGCCTGATCAATACGATCAACTCGATCACCTCGGTCGATCTGGATCTGTTCGCGCCGCAGCCGACCATTGACGGCAAGGGCGCGCATGGCGGCTATTGCGGGCCTGCGGTCAAGCCCATCGCGCTGAACATGGTGGCCGAGATCGCCCGCAGCCCCGAGACGCGCGGACTGCCGATCAGCGGCATCGGCGGGGTCACGACCTGGCGCGATGCGGCCGAATTCATGGCGCTTGGCGCGGGCAATGTGCAGGTCTGTACCGCCGCCATGACCTATGGGTTCAAGGTGGTGCAGGAGATGATCTCGGGCCTGCGCGACTATCTGGACAGTCATGAGATGCAGCTCTCCGATCTGATCGGGCGGGCGGTGCCGAATGTGACCGACTGGAACCAGCTGAACCTGAACTACGTGACCAAGGCGGTGATCGATCAGGAGGCCTGTATCAAATGCGGGCGCTGCTATGCCGCCTGTGAGGATACCAGCCATCAGGCCATTGCGATGAAGCCGGGCCGGGTCTTCGAGGTGATCGAAGAGGAATGCGTGGCCTGCAATCTATGTGTCGATGTCTGCCCGGTCGAGGATTGCATCACCATGCGCGAGTTGGATCCGGGCGAGTTGGATCCGAGGACAGGGCTGAAGCGTGGCAGCTATGCCAATTGGACGACGCATCCCAATAACCCGATGGCGCGGGCGGCGGAATAG
- the codB gene encoding cytosine permease yields the protein MRRSAATEDRQDFPLSEVPPSARKSFASLCVVLLGFTFFTATMFAGGRIGVAFPLWPDLVLIILTGNLLLGAYVAILGLIGYRTGLNTALLSRFSFGRIGARLPDLVLGLTQIGWYGWGTATMAVVLLRLIGFDPEANAALTTILILFFGMAFCWTAYIGYRGLEILSRISVPLMVLLLAVSLWIAIGDAGGIAGLSAIAPTAAMGIGTAITIVFGTFVSGGTQATNWTRFARRPSHAVWGALAAFFIGNGLMIATGAIGALVYQQPDVVDILAAQGLTFLGIIMLVLNLWTTQDNTIYNFSAVGCAALETDRRRQVTLIGAVIGTILALMRIDLYLIPFLLMLGTFIPPIGGVIMADYLYKHRGKYPLLAQASIPAINIPGLAAYVLGCLTAYLTPGIPPLNGILAAIIAYILADKILARSTEAN from the coding sequence ATGCGACGATCCGCTGCCACCGAAGACCGACAGGATTTCCCTCTGTCCGAGGTGCCGCCCTCCGCGCGCAAAAGCTTTGCATCGCTCTGCGTCGTGCTTCTGGGCTTCACCTTCTTCACCGCGACCATGTTCGCGGGCGGGCGCATCGGCGTGGCCTTCCCGCTCTGGCCGGATCTGGTGCTGATCATCCTGACGGGCAACCTGCTTCTGGGCGCCTATGTGGCCATCCTCGGCCTGATCGGATACCGCACCGGGCTGAACACCGCGCTTCTCAGCCGCTTCAGCTTTGGCCGCATCGGCGCCAGGCTGCCCGATCTGGTGCTGGGCCTGACGCAGATCGGCTGGTACGGCTGGGGCACGGCGACCATGGCGGTGGTCCTGCTGCGCCTCATAGGCTTTGACCCGGAAGCCAATGCTGCCCTGACGACGATCCTGATCCTGTTCTTCGGCATGGCCTTCTGCTGGACCGCCTATATCGGCTATCGCGGGCTGGAAATCCTGTCGCGCATCTCGGTGCCGCTGATGGTGCTGCTGCTGGCCGTCTCGCTCTGGATCGCGATTGGCGATGCGGGCGGCATCGCCGGACTGTCCGCCATCGCGCCGACGGCGGCGATGGGCATCGGCACCGCCATCACCATCGTCTTCGGAACCTTCGTCTCGGGCGGAACCCAGGCCACCAACTGGACCCGCTTCGCACGCAGGCCCAGCCATGCCGTCTGGGGCGCGCTGGCCGCCTTTTTCATCGGCAACGGGCTGATGATCGCCACCGGTGCAATCGGCGCATTGGTCTATCAGCAACCCGATGTGGTCGATATCCTGGCGGCTCAGGGGCTCACCTTCCTGGGCATCATCATGCTGGTCCTGAACCTCTGGACTACCCAGGACAACACGATCTACAATTTTTCCGCCGTCGGATGCGCGGCACTGGAAACCGACCGGCGCCGACAGGTCACGCTGATCGGCGCGGTGATCGGCACGATCCTGGCGCTGATGCGGATCGACCTCTATCTGATCCCCTTCCTGCTGATGCTAGGCACCTTCATCCCACCGATCGGAGGCGTCATCATGGCCGATTACCTCTACAAACATCGCGGCAAATACCCGCTGCTCGCACAGGCCTCTATCCCCGCAATCAATATCCCCGGCCTCGCAGCCTATGTCCTCGGCTGCCTGACGGCATATCTGACGCCCGGCATCCCGCCGCTGAACGGCATTCTGGCCGCGATCATCGCCTATATCCTCGCCGACAAGATCCTCGCCCGCAGCACAGAGGCCAACTGA
- the putP gene encoding sodium/proline symporter PutP has translation MATGIWISLILYFVLMLGIGVYAWRKSTSNSEEYVLGGRNLSPGVAALSAGASDMSGWLLMGLPGALYAAGLVEAWIGIGLFVGAFLNWIIVAPRLREQTERYDNSLTIPAFLANRFPSRATMLRVTSAIIIVVFFAVYTASGLVAGGKLFESAFGGSYMTGIWLTLGIVLAYTVVGGFLAVSLTDFVQGVIMMLALVIMPLVILYGPGGGGIAQARETLSTLGDDYLSLTTGLTLFGFLSATAWGLGYFGQPHIIVRFMAVRSVEAVPTARNIGMSWMAISLLGAIGIGIFGRAYVMRNGIEVTDPETIFIVLANLLFHPLMTGFLYAALLAAIMSTISSQLLVASSSLTEDFYHLFLNREASDATLVMVGRFAVLAVGVVAALIAQNPDSNVLGLVSNAWAGFGAAFGPLIILSLTWSRMTGAGAVAGLIVGAVTVILWIALGLNSSIMGGPGLYEIIPGFILSMIAIVVVSNMTQSGNEFRPLG, from the coding sequence ATGGCGACAGGGATCTGGATCAGTTTGATCCTCTATTTTGTGTTGATGCTGGGGATCGGGGTCTATGCGTGGCGCAAGTCCACCTCGAATTCCGAAGAATATGTGCTGGGTGGACGCAACCTGTCGCCCGGTGTGGCGGCGCTGTCGGCCGGCGCCTCGGATATGAGCGGCTGGCTGTTGATGGGCCTGCCCGGCGCACTTTATGCGGCCGGTCTGGTCGAGGCATGGATCGGCATCGGCCTTTTCGTCGGCGCCTTCCTGAACTGGATCATCGTCGCGCCACGCCTGCGCGAACAGACCGAGCGCTATGACAATTCGCTGACCATCCCGGCGTTTCTGGCCAATCGTTTTCCCAGCCGGGCGACGATGCTGCGGGTCACCTCGGCCATTATCATCGTGGTGTTCTTTGCGGTCTATACGGCCTCGGGTCTGGTGGCGGGCGGCAAGCTGTTCGAAAGCGCCTTTGGCGGCAGCTACATGACCGGCATCTGGCTGACCCTTGGCATCGTTCTGGCCTATACGGTGGTCGGGGGCTTTCTGGCCGTCAGCCTGACCGATTTCGTTCAGGGCGTGATCATGATGCTGGCGCTGGTCATCATGCCGCTGGTCATCCTGTACGGTCCCGGCGGCGGCGGGATCGCACAGGCGCGCGAAACGCTGTCCACCCTTGGCGATGATTACCTGTCGCTGACGACGGGGCTGACGCTGTTCGGCTTTCTGTCGGCGACCGCCTGGGGACTGGGCTATTTCGGCCAGCCCCATATCATCGTGCGCTTCATGGCCGTCCGCAGTGTCGAGGCCGTGCCCACCGCCCGCAATATCGGGATGAGCTGGATGGCGATCTCGCTGCTGGGGGCAATCGGCATCGGCATCTTCGGCCGCGCCTATGTGATGCGCAACGGGATCGAGGTGACGGACCCGGAAACCATTTTCATCGTGCTGGCCAATCTGCTGTTCCACCCGCTGATGACCGGCTTCCTTTATGCCGCGCTGCTGGCCGCGATCATGAGCACGATCTCCAGCCAGCTTCTGGTCGCCTCGTCCTCGCTGACCGAGGATTTCTATCACCTCTTCCTCAACCGCGAGGCCAGCGATGCGACGCTGGTGATGGTCGGTCGTTTCGCGGTTCTGGCGGTGGGCGTGGTGGCGGCGCTGATCGCGCAGAACCCAGATTCCAACGTGCTGGGTCTTGTGTCCAACGCCTGGGCCGGTTTCGGCGCCGCATTCGGGCCGCTGATCATCCTGTCGCTGACATGGTCGCGGATGACCGGCGCAGGGGCGGTGGCCGGGCTGATCGTCGGGGCGGTGACGGTGATCCTGTGGATCGCGCTTGGGCTGAACAGCAGCATCATGGGCGGGCCGGGCCTTTACGAGATCATCCCGGGTTTCATCCTGTCGATGATCGCGATTGTCGTGGTCAGCAACATGACGCAATCGGGCAACGAATTCCGCCCGCTCGGCTGA